A part of Lacibacter sp. H407 genomic DNA contains:
- a CDS encoding alpha-1,3-galactosidase-related protein: MTPIIRSIIDKSSGSAIHLIFEKGVYKFLPDYATGKYLEITNHGNGYKKIIFNFDKFRSVIIEGNNAEFIFHGQAMPFLFDGCENAVVKNLIIDWDIPFNFLGEVVAVNEKEGWRDIKPMKEGFSWRVRNGRLEFPNVDGFHYTVPGSTLAFDANGKRPVHGAWDIESDPTLVEQLPDGILRFHEKLKRYPPVGSLLDSKGDREHDRYAPAFDFRNSSNIELNGIVIHHALGMGFLFERSQQIKIINSGIYLRQGSNRVVSTTADATHFCNCKGSILIENCRFENMLDDGTNVHGTYVEVDEVINKNTLRYKLKHFEQMGFLFADASDEVWFIMQPSPQRGVAAVVEKVKKINEEYAEIVFKSALPDGLRKGDILENKTWNPEFTMRGCTIKNHRARNIVLKTPLRTVIENNFFSSMMSSVFLRGESFFWYESGAVNDVLIRNNKFEYCAYSGAEHAVLNITPRLGKTFDQEAIFDRNIRFEDNIIRTFDNRIVMADRVDGLIIKGNTIVKTNEAQQLYPNAPLFEFKNCSNIVLEKNSYIGNKITSIKADEKSSKTLINKQNKGF; the protein is encoded by the coding sequence ATGACTCCAATAATCCGTAGTATCATTGATAAAAGCAGCGGCAGTGCTATCCATTTGATTTTTGAGAAAGGCGTATACAAGTTTTTACCTGATTATGCTACCGGAAAATATCTTGAAATAACCAATCACGGAAATGGTTACAAAAAGATCATCTTCAATTTCGACAAGTTTCGTTCGGTAATTATTGAAGGCAACAATGCAGAATTTATTTTTCATGGACAGGCCATGCCTTTTTTATTTGATGGATGCGAAAATGCAGTTGTAAAAAATCTTATTATCGACTGGGATATACCATTTAATTTTTTGGGTGAAGTTGTAGCAGTGAATGAAAAGGAAGGATGGCGTGATATAAAACCCATGAAAGAAGGATTTTCATGGAGAGTAAGAAATGGAAGACTTGAATTCCCGAATGTTGATGGCTTTCATTACACTGTGCCAGGAAGCACATTGGCTTTTGATGCCAACGGGAAAAGGCCGGTTCACGGGGCATGGGATATCGAAAGTGATCCAACACTTGTTGAGCAATTGCCGGATGGTATTTTGCGCTTTCATGAGAAGTTGAAAAGGTATCCTCCTGTAGGTTCATTATTGGACTCAAAAGGGGACAGGGAACATGATCGTTATGCACCTGCATTTGATTTTCGAAATTCATCCAATATTGAACTGAATGGTATTGTGATCCATCATGCATTGGGAATGGGCTTTTTATTTGAACGATCGCAACAGATAAAAATAATCAATAGTGGAATCTATCTCCGGCAAGGCTCAAACCGGGTTGTATCAACAACGGCCGATGCTACTCATTTCTGTAACTGTAAAGGATCTATTCTTATTGAAAACTGCAGATTTGAAAATATGCTGGATGATGGAACCAATGTTCATGGAACTTATGTTGAGGTAGATGAGGTGATTAATAAAAATACACTGCGATATAAATTAAAACATTTCGAACAAATGGGGTTTTTATTTGCAGATGCCTCTGACGAAGTTTGGTTCATTATGCAGCCTTCACCACAAAGAGGAGTTGCTGCGGTTGTTGAAAAAGTGAAAAAGATAAATGAAGAATATGCTGAAATCGTTTTTAAATCAGCATTGCCTGACGGATTAAGGAAGGGCGATATCCTTGAAAACAAAACATGGAATCCTGAATTCACTATGCGGGGTTGCACTATCAAAAATCACAGGGCACGGAATATTGTTCTTAAAACTCCATTAAGAACAGTAATTGAGAACAACTTCTTTTCATCAATGATGTCGTCGGTTTTCTTGCGAGGTGAATCTTTTTTCTGGTATGAATCAGGAGCTGTAAACGATGTGCTTATTCGTAATAATAAATTTGAATACTGTGCCTACAGTGGAGCAGAACATGCTGTACTCAACATAACCCCACGATTGGGAAAAACGTTTGACCAAGAAGCCATCTTCGATCGCAACATTCGGTTTGAGGATAATATCATTCGCACTTTTGACAACAGAATCGTTATGGCTGATCGTGTGGATGGGTTGATCATTAAAGGCAATACGATTGTTAAAACAAACGAGGCCCAACAGCTTTATCCCAATGCTCCGCTTTTTGAATTTAAGAACTGCAGCAACATAGTATTAGAGAAAAACAGCTACATAGGAAATAAGATTACTTCGATTAAAGCCGATGAGAAAAGCTCCAAAACGCTTATTAACAAACAAAACAAAGGATTCTGA